From a single Parambassis ranga chromosome 2, fParRan2.1, whole genome shotgun sequence genomic region:
- the LOC114431942 gene encoding uncharacterized protein LOC114431942 isoform X2 — translation MIPMGRGLCLPSPATVHQLFSVARDASIIPDISLDPVLTTFLSLDSSAALQHRYGFLQRGMSREQQAAFRQSLIGELGGSRVTYGGVGVIALALSMLFDQVRVQGSSTEGHLSTQGPQAMMIFGISTSSRIGQLINSYLRLILGIANNQETMAETTELYDSLLKLELLDHYERMINKKRMSSVSMQQWLAGAAFHLHLRLHQVRLNSVPLGSAKSLRFSYKTGLNHLIQGYAAYLRRNIQETAAPGPHHTAINAASGPKETSATNTTCSSSVLFNISLVSPSVSADIFNDSTTPNSTAGSCKTHGSTEDVGLNEDRKGNNDTTVGMINKNTLNISAGHSRKEEEHMLVIEPWRNVSHNVQHHPCESSAIQQALVTRIINAQDLERNRNFFIYREKAFQNLLRQREDFELRSN, via the exons ATGATCCCGATGGGCCGCGGTTTGTGTCTTCCTTCTCCAGCCACCgtccaccagctgttctctgtggcaCGAGATGCCAGCATCATCCCTGATATCTCCTTGGATCCCGTCCTCACAACCTTCCTGTCACTGGActcctcagcagcactgcagcatcgATATGGTTTCCTGCAGCGGGGtatgagcagagagcagcaagcGGCGTTCAGACAGAGCCTGATCGGAGAGCTGGGGGGCAGCAGGGTCACCTATGGAGGAGTAGGGGTCATTGCTCTGGCTCTGTCCATGCTTTTTGACCAG GTCCGAGTGCAAGGATCATCCACAGAGGGCCATCTATCAACGCAGGGACCCCAGGCCATGATGATTTTTGGCATCAGTACCTCTTCAAGAATTGGCCAGCTAATTAACAGCTACCTCCGCCTCATTCTTGGCATCGCCAACAACCAGGAGACAATGGCCGAAACCACGGAGCTCTACGACAGTTTGCTGAAACTTGAACTGCTTGATCATTATGAGAGGATGATTAACAAGAAGAGAATGAGCTCAGTGTCCATGCAGCAGTGGTTGGCAGGAGCAGCTTTTCACCTGCACCTGAGACTGCACCAG GTCCGTCTGAACTCTGTGCCTTTGGGATCTGCTAAATCACTGCGTTTTTCTTATAAGACAGGACTGAATCACCTGATTCAGGGCTACGCAGCTTATCTGCGCAGAAACATCcaggagactgcagctccaGGCCCACATCACACTGCAATCAATGCAGCCAGTGGTCCAAAAGAAACCAGTGCAACCAATACAACATGCTCCAGCAGTGTCCTTTTTAATATCAGTTTGGTCAGTCCAAGTGTCTCGGCTGATATATTCAATGACTCTACCACACCCAATTCAACTGCTGGAAGCTGTAAAACTCATGGCTCCACAGAGGACGTTGGACTCAACGAAGACAGGAAGGGAAACAATGACACCACTGTAGgtatgataaataaaaacacactcaatatTTCTGCTGggcacagcaggaaggaggaagaacacATGTTAGTCATCGAGCCTTGGAGAAACGTCAGTCACAACGTGCAGCACCATCCCTGTGAGTCTTCGGCCATTCAGCAAGCTCTGGTGACCCGCATTATCAACGCTCAGGACCTGGAGCGGAACAGAAACTTTTTCATTTACCGAGAGAAAGCCTTCCAGAACCtcctcagacagagggaggacttTGAGCTGAGGTCAAATTAG
- the LOC114431942 gene encoding uncharacterized protein LOC114431942 isoform X1 — MIPMGRGLCLPSPATVHQLFSVARDASIIPDISLDPVLTTFLSLDSSAALQHRYGFLQRGMSREQQAAFRQSLIGELGGSRVTYGGVGVIALALSMLFDQVAQHVRVQGSSTEGHLSTQGPQAMMIFGISTSSRIGQLINSYLRLILGIANNQETMAETTELYDSLLKLELLDHYERMINKKRMSSVSMQQWLAGAAFHLHLRLHQVRLNSVPLGSAKSLRFSYKTGLNHLIQGYAAYLRRNIQETAAPGPHHTAINAASGPKETSATNTTCSSSVLFNISLVSPSVSADIFNDSTTPNSTAGSCKTHGSTEDVGLNEDRKGNNDTTVGMINKNTLNISAGHSRKEEEHMLVIEPWRNVSHNVQHHPCESSAIQQALVTRIINAQDLERNRNFFIYREKAFQNLLRQREDFELRSN, encoded by the exons ATGATCCCGATGGGCCGCGGTTTGTGTCTTCCTTCTCCAGCCACCgtccaccagctgttctctgtggcaCGAGATGCCAGCATCATCCCTGATATCTCCTTGGATCCCGTCCTCACAACCTTCCTGTCACTGGActcctcagcagcactgcagcatcgATATGGTTTCCTGCAGCGGGGtatgagcagagagcagcaagcGGCGTTCAGACAGAGCCTGATCGGAGAGCTGGGGGGCAGCAGGGTCACCTATGGAGGAGTAGGGGTCATTGCTCTGGCTCTGTCCATGCTTTTTGACCAGGTTGCCCAACAT GTCCGAGTGCAAGGATCATCCACAGAGGGCCATCTATCAACGCAGGGACCCCAGGCCATGATGATTTTTGGCATCAGTACCTCTTCAAGAATTGGCCAGCTAATTAACAGCTACCTCCGCCTCATTCTTGGCATCGCCAACAACCAGGAGACAATGGCCGAAACCACGGAGCTCTACGACAGTTTGCTGAAACTTGAACTGCTTGATCATTATGAGAGGATGATTAACAAGAAGAGAATGAGCTCAGTGTCCATGCAGCAGTGGTTGGCAGGAGCAGCTTTTCACCTGCACCTGAGACTGCACCAG GTCCGTCTGAACTCTGTGCCTTTGGGATCTGCTAAATCACTGCGTTTTTCTTATAAGACAGGACTGAATCACCTGATTCAGGGCTACGCAGCTTATCTGCGCAGAAACATCcaggagactgcagctccaGGCCCACATCACACTGCAATCAATGCAGCCAGTGGTCCAAAAGAAACCAGTGCAACCAATACAACATGCTCCAGCAGTGTCCTTTTTAATATCAGTTTGGTCAGTCCAAGTGTCTCGGCTGATATATTCAATGACTCTACCACACCCAATTCAACTGCTGGAAGCTGTAAAACTCATGGCTCCACAGAGGACGTTGGACTCAACGAAGACAGGAAGGGAAACAATGACACCACTGTAGgtatgataaataaaaacacactcaatatTTCTGCTGggcacagcaggaaggaggaagaacacATGTTAGTCATCGAGCCTTGGAGAAACGTCAGTCACAACGTGCAGCACCATCCCTGTGAGTCTTCGGCCATTCAGCAAGCTCTGGTGACCCGCATTATCAACGCTCAGGACCTGGAGCGGAACAGAAACTTTTTCATTTACCGAGAGAAAGCCTTCCAGAACCtcctcagacagagggaggacttTGAGCTGAGGTCAAATTAG